A part of Thiomicrorhabdus sediminis genomic DNA contains:
- a CDS encoding PilZ domain-containing protein has translation MNKWFRKGNARRYNRVDMPIRSFIVPSSPIRDREIYATGANYLPKVVIDKIKSQRLKVFEAVSKVQEQKELVTEITKQIVLALEIFGQCCEKISSGASPKLDLPLWRQVNIISAGFASIKKLQAASPKTHQYLALLEDKFIKHFYYLIFSIENSTADQFQVKGHLPKGFAIDKLLKSFEDPKYEKIPLVQTILNLGGLMNTYLEVYELINEDNYARQFPEEWAIKPANVSASGIAIHLGKRFELYTKLDVLIYIEGLNKILEFEGSVVDIRDNAAQGTERVAINFEFPDGKDQTLLQQEIQKQEVKECMKFALFS, from the coding sequence ATGAATAAATGGTTTAGAAAAGGCAATGCCAGGCGCTACAACCGTGTAGATATGCCGATCCGATCATTTATTGTGCCCAGCTCACCGATTCGTGACCGTGAAATTTATGCAACCGGCGCCAATTACTTGCCCAAGGTGGTGATCGACAAGATTAAAAGCCAACGCCTTAAGGTCTTTGAGGCCGTATCCAAGGTTCAGGAACAAAAGGAATTGGTTACTGAAATCACCAAACAGATCGTTTTGGCTTTAGAAATTTTTGGCCAGTGCTGCGAAAAAATCTCCAGTGGCGCCAGTCCGAAACTTGATTTACCGCTATGGCGACAAGTCAATATTATTTCCGCAGGCTTTGCCAGCATCAAAAAATTGCAAGCCGCCTCCCCTAAAACACATCAATATCTAGCGTTGCTTGAAGATAAATTCATCAAGCATTTCTATTATCTGATCTTCTCGATAGAGAATTCAACAGCTGATCAGTTTCAAGTCAAAGGGCATCTACCGAAAGGCTTTGCGATTGATAAGTTGTTAAAAAGCTTCGAAGATCCCAAATATGAAAAAATCCCCTTGGTACAAACCATCCTCAACTTGGGGGGATTGATGAATACTTATCTCGAAGTCTATGAATTGATCAATGAAGACAACTATGCGAGACAGTTCCCTGAAGAATGGGCCATCAAACCGGCCAATGTCAGTGCCAGCGGTATCGCCATCCATTTGGGCAAACGCTTTGAGCTCTATACAAAACTGGACGTTTTGATTTATATTGAAGGCCTGAACAAAATTCTTGAATTCGAAGGCAGTGTGGTCGATATTCGCGACAATGCCGCGCAAGGAACAGAGCGCGTGGCGATAAACTTTGAATTTCCCGACGGTAAAGACCAAACGTTACTGCAACAAGAGATTCAAAAACAGGAAGTCAAAGAGTGCATGAAGTTTGCACTTTTTTCATAG
- the lysA gene encoding diaminopimelate decarboxylase: MNPVFQLKNQSLYAEDVSLASLAKEYGTPLYVYSRSEFENRWQAFDQAFGNQPHLVCYAVKTNSNIAVLNVLAKLGAGFDIVSQGELERVLRAGGDPKKVVFSGVAKQSGEIRRALQVGIRCFNIESHAELDRIQAVAQQMDKVADISIRVNPDVDAKTHPYISTGLKDNKFGVDINTAPELYRKANSYSHINPIGIDCHIGSQLTEITPFVDALERVLTLKDRLAEDGLNIHHLDLGGGLGIQYTDETPPAIADYIQALITKLDDPSIEVIIEPGRAIAGNAGVLLTEVEYLKPTEHKNFAIIDAAMNDLIRPALYQAYQDIVAVTPREDGIEAEWDLVGPVCETGDFLGKNRKLNLKDGDILAVKSAGAYGFTMSSNYNTRPRAAEVMVKGDKAYLIRPRETYDELMGTEQLIED; this comes from the coding sequence ATGAACCCAGTTTTTCAATTAAAAAACCAAAGCCTTTATGCCGAAGATGTCAGCCTAGCAAGCTTAGCTAAAGAGTACGGCACGCCACTTTATGTCTATTCTCGCAGTGAATTTGAAAACCGCTGGCAAGCATTTGACCAAGCTTTCGGCAACCAGCCGCACTTAGTCTGTTATGCGGTCAAAACCAATTCAAATATTGCCGTATTGAATGTACTGGCAAAACTGGGGGCCGGTTTTGATATTGTGTCTCAAGGTGAACTGGAGCGTGTGCTGCGCGCCGGCGGAGACCCGAAAAAAGTGGTGTTTTCCGGCGTTGCCAAGCAATCTGGAGAAATTCGCCGCGCACTGCAAGTCGGCATTCGCTGTTTCAATATTGAATCTCATGCCGAGCTGGATCGCATTCAAGCGGTCGCCCAGCAGATGGATAAAGTCGCTGATATTTCAATTCGCGTTAATCCCGATGTCGATGCCAAAACGCATCCTTACATCTCTACCGGTTTAAAAGACAATAAGTTCGGTGTCGATATCAATACCGCACCGGAACTCTATCGCAAGGCCAATAGCTATTCGCATATCAACCCGATCGGTATCGACTGCCATATCGGTTCACAGTTGACCGAAATCACACCGTTTGTCGACGCACTGGAACGCGTCCTGACATTGAAAGACCGTTTGGCTGAAGATGGCTTGAATATCCACCACTTGGATTTAGGTGGCGGCCTGGGCATCCAATATACCGATGAAACACCACCTGCCATTGCCGACTATATTCAAGCCTTAATCACCAAGCTTGATGATCCGTCGATTGAAGTGATTATCGAACCCGGTCGTGCCATTGCCGGTAATGCCGGCGTGTTACTTACCGAGGTTGAATACCTGAAACCGACAGAGCATAAAAACTTCGCCATTATCGATGCGGCCATGAACGATCTGATTCGCCCGGCACTCTATCAGGCCTATCAGGATATTGTTGCGGTCACGCCTCGCGAAGATGGCATTGAAGCCGAATGGGATCTGGTCGGACCGGTTTGTGAAACTGGCGATTTTCTTGGCAAAAACCGCAAATTAAACCTAAAAGACGGTGATATTCTGGCGGTCAAATCAGCTGGCGCTTACGGTTTTACCATGAGCTCAAACTACAATACCCGCCCACGTGCGGCGGAAGTCATGGTTAAAGGCGATAAGGCTTATCTGATTCGTCCACGTGAAACCTATGATGAGTTAATGGGCACTGAACAGCTGATTGAAGACTGA
- a CDS encoding alpha/beta hydrolase codes for MDDNSQQEMDFENSFDKPVIIETNSTTDACVIVLHGLGADGLDLADIVAQMNLPEDIAWRFVFPNAPVQAVTVNGGMSMRSWYDIYSLDIAQRIDVQGIADSVLYVKYLIEQQIAQGIVEQRIVLAGFSQGGLVALKSGLYLDYKIAGIVALSTYFPEVCLDAEPLDKAPVFMTHGYQDTVIPYEVAEASRVRLQNAGVDVEWHAYPMAHNVCLQEIHDMGAWLLARLNLQ; via the coding sequence ATGGACGACAATTCGCAACAAGAAATGGATTTTGAAAACAGTTTCGATAAGCCGGTCATTATCGAAACCAATTCAACCACGGATGCCTGTGTCATAGTGTTACACGGATTGGGCGCGGATGGTTTGGATCTTGCCGATATCGTAGCGCAGATGAATCTACCTGAGGATATTGCTTGGCGTTTTGTCTTTCCGAATGCTCCGGTACAAGCGGTAACCGTGAATGGCGGCATGTCTATGCGTTCTTGGTACGATATTTATAGCCTTGATATTGCCCAGCGTATTGATGTGCAGGGTATTGCCGATTCCGTGCTCTATGTGAAGTACCTGATCGAACAGCAGATTGCGCAAGGCATCGTCGAGCAGCGCATCGTCTTGGCCGGATTTTCCCAAGGCGGTCTGGTGGCGTTGAAATCGGGCCTCTATTTAGATTATAAAATAGCCGGAATCGTTGCATTATCGACCTATTTTCCAGAGGTTTGTCTTGATGCGGAGCCGCTTGATAAGGCACCGGTGTTTATGACGCATGGCTATCAGGATACGGTCATACCCTATGAGGTGGCCGAAGCCTCTAGAGTGCGTTTGCAAAATGCCGGTGTGGATGTCGAGTGGCATGCCTATCCAATGGCGCATAATGTCTGTTTGCAAGAGATCCATGATATGGGAGCCTGGCTACTTGCCAGGTTGAATTTGCAGTAA
- a CDS encoding HugZ family protein yields the protein MSETAPQQSCRELIANSKTLMLSTLQSSFWRQSKVNQATAVPVLHSSVTPFIYRDNAFFIFISELAQHTANLQALIEYNALHQQEPAVLISILLSCDEAETTQLFARQRLSMQCEVGKVDSQSKIYQPILAQFTEEFGEVVDILKTLDFHLFKLQCISGDYVQGFGQAYRFQGLPCDKLEQKRQ from the coding sequence ATGAGTGAAACAGCACCGCAACAAAGTTGTCGGGAATTGATTGCCAATAGTAAAACATTGATGTTGAGCACCTTGCAGAGCAGTTTTTGGCGGCAATCAAAGGTAAATCAAGCTACTGCTGTACCGGTTTTGCATAGTTCGGTGACGCCTTTTATCTATCGCGATAACGCCTTTTTTATCTTTATTAGTGAGCTTGCGCAACATACCGCTAACCTCCAAGCGTTAATTGAGTACAATGCGCTGCATCAACAAGAGCCCGCGGTGTTGATCAGCATCTTATTGAGTTGTGATGAAGCCGAAACGACACAGCTTTTCGCTCGCCAGAGATTGAGCATGCAGTGCGAGGTTGGCAAGGTTGACTCGCAAAGCAAAATCTACCAGCCGATATTGGCGCAATTTACTGAAGAGTTTGGTGAAGTGGTCGATATATTAAAGACATTGGACTTTCACCTTTTCAAGCTGCAATGCATTAGCGGTGATTATGTGCAGGGCTTTGGTCAGGCTTATCGTTTTCAAGGACTTCCTTGTGACAAGCTTGAACAGAAAAGACAATAA
- a CDS encoding EAL domain-containing protein, with the protein MNLTRTSKLILIGYLFIALFILINIQSTAHHDNNLESHYQKMLTSEKQVHLIQQLQLHAKNRSVLLVRIIFEKDAFAQDDYIQQTYIEGFNFVQTRQALLRTDLSEKQKYLLNEVHKITSENRSRQEKVIALIQAGEEQAAHEMLLQTVPVQNKVVKSLSNLSHQLQATAQQARASYQTIVKQSDLLETLLQSSLLIIVIIVGIFSYNQIRRSENIQQKTVYKLTRKMQNQAYENAMDAHILHAVDEYVVLVDDHGRFIRANPRMNNILEETHFLDVHTIWQLLEEASNQQIEISRAQQALMDKKSWQKELFLLSPFECFALCEIHDFHSEEIPNARYLLTIKDITELKETQEAVELQANFDSVTELPNRHFFQKTLTELTTQNNKLAVCYIDLDDFKNVNDTLGHDYGDGLLNAVSRRMYNLLLSDFIHDFHLARIGGDEFAIILTLPEQQQHEFCQQFGHKLIEVVSKPYNVYKQNLVIGCSIGVALYPQHGTDATKLMRHADLAMYEAKHSGKNQCALFNNTIGQKLEQKLILKNRIEQALVNHEFILHYQPQYNLHSNQLIGLEALIRWEHDDYCYSPNEFIPFAEKHGFIQLIDEYVLEMACQQIAEWQEQGLEVPRVAVNISSQQINSRKLVDIINRQLERCQFSGNLIELEITEYSLVKSLEKNHKETNWLNELKQKGIQIAIDDFGTGYSSLSYLQHMPIDRLKIDQSFVRNLNTETETHSIISSIISLGHNVNATVLAEGIETEQQKDILKQLGCDDGQGYLMNMPISAKQVTEILSEGKTLLAAS; encoded by the coding sequence GTGAACCTAACCCGCACCTCAAAATTGATATTAATCGGCTATCTCTTTATCGCCCTGTTTATTCTGATTAATATCCAATCCACAGCGCATCACGATAATAATCTTGAAAGTCATTATCAAAAAATGCTTACCAGTGAGAAGCAGGTTCACCTCATCCAGCAACTGCAATTGCATGCGAAAAACCGCTCGGTTCTACTGGTTCGGATTATTTTTGAGAAAGACGCTTTCGCTCAGGACGACTACATCCAACAAACCTACATTGAAGGCTTTAACTTTGTGCAAACCCGCCAGGCACTGTTAAGAACAGACTTGAGCGAAAAGCAAAAATATCTGCTCAATGAAGTGCACAAGATCACCAGTGAAAACCGCAGCCGTCAGGAAAAAGTTATCGCTTTGATACAAGCTGGAGAAGAGCAAGCCGCTCATGAAATGCTATTGCAGACCGTACCGGTACAGAACAAGGTTGTAAAGAGCCTGAGCAATCTAAGCCATCAACTGCAGGCAACAGCGCAACAAGCCAGAGCCTCATATCAAACCATCGTCAAACAAAGCGACCTGCTCGAAACCCTATTACAAAGTTCCTTGTTGATTATTGTTATTATCGTCGGCATCTTCAGCTACAACCAAATAAGGCGCAGCGAGAACATACAGCAAAAAACCGTCTATAAACTGACCCGTAAAATGCAAAATCAGGCCTATGAAAATGCGATGGATGCGCATATTTTGCATGCCGTTGACGAGTATGTCGTCCTGGTTGACGATCATGGCCGTTTCATTCGCGCCAATCCACGCATGAATAATATCCTCGAAGAAACTCATTTTCTTGATGTACATACCATCTGGCAACTCCTGGAAGAGGCAAGCAATCAGCAAATTGAAATCTCCAGGGCGCAGCAAGCCCTGATGGATAAAAAGTCCTGGCAGAAAGAGCTGTTTCTGCTATCGCCGTTTGAATGCTTCGCTTTATGTGAAATACATGATTTCCATTCTGAAGAAATCCCTAATGCCCGATACCTGCTGACCATCAAAGATATTACCGAACTGAAAGAGACTCAGGAAGCGGTTGAGCTACAGGCCAACTTCGATTCAGTGACCGAGCTACCAAACCGTCACTTCTTCCAGAAAACCCTGACTGAACTGACCACACAAAACAACAAGCTGGCGGTCTGCTATATCGACCTCGATGACTTTAAGAACGTCAACGACACCTTAGGGCATGACTACGGTGACGGCCTATTGAATGCTGTCAGCCGTCGCATGTACAACCTGCTATTATCGGATTTTATACATGACTTCCATTTGGCGCGAATCGGTGGCGATGAGTTTGCCATCATCCTGACATTGCCCGAACAGCAACAACACGAATTCTGCCAGCAATTTGGCCACAAGCTAATCGAAGTGGTCAGTAAGCCCTATAACGTCTACAAGCAGAACCTGGTGATTGGTTGCAGTATCGGGGTGGCCTTGTACCCTCAACATGGAACCGATGCCACCAAACTGATGCGTCACGCCGACCTGGCGATGTACGAAGCCAAACACAGCGGCAAAAACCAATGTGCGCTCTTTAACAATACCATCGGTCAAAAACTGGAACAAAAACTGATATTGAAAAACCGTATCGAACAAGCTTTGGTCAATCATGAATTCATCCTTCACTATCAACCACAATACAATCTGCACAGCAACCAACTGATCGGTCTTGAGGCGCTGATTCGCTGGGAACACGATGATTACTGCTACTCGCCGAACGAATTTATCCCTTTTGCCGAAAAACACGGTTTTATCCAACTGATCGATGAATATGTACTGGAAATGGCTTGTCAGCAAATCGCCGAATGGCAGGAGCAAGGCCTTGAAGTACCAAGGGTCGCGGTGAACATTTCCAGCCAGCAGATTAATTCGCGCAAATTAGTCGACATCATCAATAGACAGCTGGAAAGGTGTCAGTTCTCCGGCAACTTAATTGAATTGGAAATCACCGAATACTCTTTAGTGAAAAGCTTAGAAAAGAACCATAAAGAAACGAACTGGTTGAATGAATTAAAACAAAAAGGCATTCAAATCGCCATTGATGACTTCGGTACCGGTTATTCTTCACTTAGCTACCTGCAACATATGCCGATCGACCGTTTAAAAATCGACCAGAGTTTTGTCCGCAACCTGAACACAGAAACAGAAACGCACAGCATTATTTCCAGCATTATCTCGCTAGGCCACAATGTTAATGCCACTGTGCTGGCAGAAGGTATTGAGACCGAACAGCAAAAAGATATCCTTAAACAACTCGGCTGTGACGACGGCCAAGGCTATTTAATGAACATGCCGATTAGCGCGAAGCAGGTCACAGAAATATTGTCAGAGGGTAAGACTCTGCTCGCCGCCTCCTAA
- a CDS encoding PilZ domain-containing protein, with amino-acid sequence MTNVRRYFRYDVILPMHLEMVDRYGKHVSTSRRQLISEQEEEQLHFLNAQIKAKLDKLYSSNSNAFYIFYSLNQRMSFMWWLIDQLVDTTDPREQRDYRFRLKEDAKFDRPKTGNTSKIGPLIAGLYDQIEDYIRELVSVVDNSVDGKIFKYTAPSKVAFDEKKYVSNLDKLAQQGVIAAKVLRLLVDTLNLQTNVYERLKQAYKGISQPENWMNYRVNLSAGGFSFLSVDPYERFSSMDVFMEINDEVLVCRGKIVSQTASNDQLFPYRIGVEFDLLTTEQEQSITLFEQHKELQDAMVSVPI; translated from the coding sequence ATGACTAATGTAAGACGATATTTTCGTTATGATGTGATTTTACCGATGCACCTGGAAATGGTGGATCGCTACGGTAAACACGTGTCTACCAGTCGTCGTCAATTGATTTCCGAGCAGGAAGAAGAGCAGCTACATTTTCTCAATGCGCAAATCAAAGCCAAACTGGATAAGCTCTACAGTTCCAACTCAAATGCATTTTATATTTTCTATAGCTTGAATCAGCGCATGAGTTTTATGTGGTGGTTGATCGATCAGCTGGTCGATACCACTGATCCGCGTGAGCAAAGGGACTATCGTTTTCGCCTTAAAGAAGATGCTAAGTTTGACCGTCCTAAAACGGGCAATACTTCAAAAATTGGTCCATTGATTGCCGGTTTATATGATCAGATTGAAGATTATATCCGTGAGTTAGTCTCGGTGGTGGATAACAGTGTCGACGGCAAGATTTTTAAATACACCGCGCCATCGAAAGTCGCCTTTGATGAGAAAAAATATGTCTCCAATCTCGATAAGTTGGCGCAACAAGGCGTGATTGCCGCCAAGGTATTGCGTTTATTGGTGGATACATTGAATCTGCAAACCAATGTCTATGAGCGTTTAAAGCAAGCCTATAAAGGCATTTCCCAGCCGGAAAACTGGATGAACTATCGGGTTAATCTAAGTGCCGGAGGTTTTAGTTTCTTATCGGTTGACCCTTATGAGCGCTTTAGCAGTATGGATGTGTTTATGGAAATCAATGATGAGGTGTTGGTATGCCGCGGCAAAATTGTTTCGCAAACCGCGTCCAATGATCAACTTTTTCCTTATCGTATCGGCGTTGAGTTCGATTTGCTGACCACCGAGCAGGAGCAATCGATTACTCTATTCGAGCAGCATAAAGAATTGCAGGACGCAATGGTATCGGTTCCTATTTAG
- a CDS encoding class I SAM-dependent rRNA methyltransferase, giving the protein MLAKLRLKKNEERRLKQGHLWIYSNEVDNNVSPLKSFAAGQQVIVEASNGKELGLAYVNPNTLICARMLSRSSKRELNLKFLKKRIQAAQDLRELHFEDPFYRLVFGESDGLPGLVIDRFGDVFSVQITTAGMEAVKADILQVLENLYQPQAIVLKNDNANRKLEGLELYEEVVAGELPEQILITENNTQFAIPVENGQKTGWFYDHRMARQRMQSLVKGKRVLDVFSYLGGWGLAAATAGAEEVACVDASELALDGVDYNAQLNGVSDKVMTIQGNAFDVLSALKTDGQKFDVVIVDPPAFIKRKKDFKNGFEAYRRINELAMRVLNKDGILISASCSHHLSRDNLLQAVQTAARHIDRNVQLFEQGHQGPDHPVHPAIAETEYIKTLFFKVSASW; this is encoded by the coding sequence ATGTTAGCCAAATTACGTTTAAAGAAAAATGAAGAACGTCGCCTTAAACAAGGCCATCTATGGATCTATTCAAATGAGGTGGACAATAATGTCAGTCCATTGAAATCGTTTGCAGCGGGGCAGCAAGTCATTGTTGAGGCATCCAACGGCAAGGAATTGGGGCTGGCTTATGTCAACCCGAATACTTTGATCTGCGCTCGTATGTTAAGCCGCAGCAGTAAGCGGGAGCTGAACCTGAAGTTTTTGAAAAAACGCATTCAAGCCGCACAGGATTTAAGAGAGCTGCATTTTGAAGACCCCTTTTACCGTTTGGTTTTTGGTGAATCGGATGGTCTTCCGGGCTTGGTAATCGACCGTTTTGGCGATGTTTTTTCGGTACAGATCACCACTGCGGGAATGGAAGCGGTCAAGGCCGATATTTTGCAAGTGCTGGAGAACCTGTACCAACCGCAGGCGATTGTGCTCAAAAACGATAACGCCAACCGCAAGTTGGAAGGTTTGGAGCTTTATGAAGAAGTGGTCGCCGGCGAGCTGCCGGAACAGATCCTGATTACCGAAAATAACACCCAGTTCGCTATTCCGGTGGAAAACGGTCAGAAAACCGGTTGGTTCTATGATCACCGTATGGCACGTCAGCGAATGCAATCCTTGGTCAAAGGCAAGCGAGTATTGGACGTATTCAGCTATTTAGGCGGCTGGGGACTGGCTGCGGCAACCGCCGGTGCCGAAGAAGTCGCTTGTGTCGATGCTTCCGAGTTGGCTTTGGACGGAGTTGATTACAATGCCCAGTTAAACGGTGTTAGCGATAAGGTGATGACCATCCAAGGCAACGCTTTCGATGTTTTGAGTGCATTGAAAACCGATGGCCAGAAATTCGATGTGGTGATTGTCGATCCACCGGCGTTTATCAAACGTAAAAAAGATTTTAAAAACGGTTTTGAAGCCTATCGCAGAATCAATGAACTGGCGATGCGAGTGCTCAATAAAGACGGGATTCTGATTTCAGCCTCCTGCTCACATCACTTGAGTCGTGATAACTTATTGCAAGCGGTGCAGACCGCGGCACGTCATATTGACCGTAATGTACAGTTGTTTGAACAAGGCCATCAAGGGCCGGATCATCCGGTACATCCGGCGATTGCCGAAACCGAATACATTAAAACCCTGTTTTTTAAAGTCAGCGCCAGCTGGTAA
- the metW gene encoding methionine biosynthesis protein MetW, with protein MNKQTMTQISPEFKLIADWITPNSRVLDLGCGDGQLLKYLIDKHQISGYGMEIDPEKNVQALQKGLNVIQSDLNSRDISQYFDNDSFDFVIMTQALQVVRRPDLLIDEMLSVGKQGIITFPNFGHWRMRMQLMLKGRMPETETLPYHWYDTPNIHLCTFNDFENLCEEKGLEVVSRTVVNAQHKSSLGMRLLPNLLGEVALYRVQKKL; from the coding sequence ATGAACAAACAAACCATGACTCAGATTTCCCCTGAATTCAAACTGATTGCCGATTGGATTACACCGAATAGTCGTGTACTGGATCTTGGCTGTGGCGACGGTCAACTTTTAAAGTACCTGATCGATAAACACCAGATCAGCGGCTACGGCATGGAAATCGATCCGGAAAAAAATGTCCAAGCGCTGCAAAAGGGACTCAATGTCATTCAAAGTGATTTGAACAGCCGAGATATCAGCCAATATTTTGATAACGACTCGTTTGATTTCGTCATTATGACTCAGGCATTGCAGGTAGTGCGCCGTCCGGATTTATTGATTGATGAAATGCTCTCTGTCGGTAAGCAAGGCATTATCACTTTTCCAAACTTCGGCCACTGGCGTATGCGTATGCAGTTAATGCTAAAAGGTCGCATGCCGGAAACCGAAACCTTGCCTTACCACTGGTATGACACGCCAAATATCCACCTGTGTACTTTCAACGACTTTGAAAACCTCTGTGAAGAAAAAGGCCTGGAAGTGGTGTCACGCACCGTAGTCAACGCACAACATAAAAGCTCTCTAGGTATGCGTCTACTGCCTAACTTACTCGGTGAAGTCGCGCTTTATCGAGTGCAAAAGAAACTCTAA
- the gcvH gene encoding glycine cleavage system protein GcvH — protein sequence MSVLPNHLKYTPNHEWVYIDADGHAVVGLTDFAQESMGEIMSVTYPELGTDIAASEEAMSVESVKTATEVLAPVSGEIVEINEALEDEPELINDEPYDGGWLFKIMPHDVEEIEELLSDEDYQNQIDSEY from the coding sequence ATGAGCGTTTTACCCAATCACTTAAAATACACACCAAACCACGAATGGGTTTATATCGATGCCGATGGTCATGCGGTGGTCGGTTTAACCGATTTCGCCCAGGAATCAATGGGTGAGATTATGAGTGTGACCTATCCTGAATTAGGTACCGATATCGCTGCCAGTGAAGAGGCTATGTCGGTGGAATCGGTGAAAACCGCCACCGAAGTCCTTGCGCCGGTCAGTGGAGAGATTGTTGAAATCAACGAGGCGCTCGAAGACGAGCCCGAGTTGATTAACGATGAGCCTTATGACGGGGGGTGGTTATTCAAGATTATGCCGCATGATGTTGAAGAGATTGAAGAGCTGCTATCCGATGAGGATTATCAAAACCAAATTGATAGCGAGTATTAA
- the lptM gene encoding LPS translocon maturation chaperone LptM, translating to MRNWTIVLISCFVLLGCGKKGPLYMPEQNSIEHHQTLHSAQF from the coding sequence ATGCGAAATTGGACAATCGTTTTAATAAGCTGTTTTGTATTACTAGGCTGTGGCAAAAAAGGCCCTTTGTATATGCCTGAACAAAACTCAATCGAGCACCATCAAACTTTGCATAGTGCGCAATTCTGA